A window of Leclercia adecarboxylata contains these coding sequences:
- a CDS encoding aldo/keto reductase, translating to MQYNTLGKTDLKVSRLCLGCMTFGEPDRGKHAWTLPEESSRPIIRHALEGGINFFDTANSYSDGSSEEIVGRALREFARREEVVVATKVYHQVGDLSEGLSRAQILRSIDDSLRRLNMDYVDLLQIHRWDYNTPIEETLEALNDVVRAGKARYIGASSMHAAQFAEALALQEQHGWAPFVTMQDHYNLIYREEEREMLPLCYQHGVAVIPWSPLARGRLTRPWGETTARSVSDEFGKTLYDETEANNAQIAERLTGVAEDLGVTRAQVALAWVLSKRGVAAPIIGASREEQLDELINAVDITLTPEQIAELETPYKEHPVVGFK from the coding sequence ATGCAATACAATACATTAGGAAAAACCGATCTTAAGGTTTCCCGTCTTTGCCTGGGGTGCATGACCTTTGGTGAACCGGACCGGGGTAAGCACGCCTGGACGTTGCCGGAAGAGAGCAGCCGTCCGATTATCAGGCACGCCCTTGAAGGCGGCATTAACTTCTTTGATACCGCCAACAGCTACTCCGACGGCAGCAGCGAAGAGATCGTCGGCCGGGCGCTACGCGAATTTGCCCGTCGCGAGGAGGTGGTGGTCGCCACCAAGGTTTACCATCAGGTGGGCGATCTTTCAGAAGGGCTCTCCCGCGCGCAGATCCTGCGATCCATTGACGACAGCCTGCGTCGCCTGAATATGGATTATGTCGATCTGCTGCAGATCCACCGCTGGGATTACAACACCCCTATTGAAGAGACTCTCGAAGCGCTGAATGACGTGGTGAGAGCAGGCAAAGCGCGCTATATCGGTGCCTCGTCGATGCATGCCGCCCAGTTTGCCGAAGCGCTGGCGCTGCAGGAACAACACGGCTGGGCGCCGTTTGTCACCATGCAGGATCATTACAATCTGATCTATCGCGAAGAAGAGCGCGAGATGCTGCCCCTGTGCTACCAGCACGGCGTAGCGGTGATTCCCTGGAGTCCGCTGGCGCGCGGGCGCTTAACACGTCCATGGGGCGAAACTACGGCCCGTTCGGTGTCCGATGAGTTTGGCAAAACGCTGTATGACGAAACCGAAGCCAACAACGCGCAAATCGCCGAGCGCCTGACGGGGGTGGCTGAAGATCTCGGGGTGACACGCGCCCAGGTGGCGCTGGCGTGGGTGCTGAGCAAGCGGGGGGTTGCCGCACCGATTATCGGTGCCTCGCGCGAAGAGCAGCTGGACGAACTGATCAACGCCGTGGATATCACCCTGACGCCGGAGCAAATTGCCGAGCTCGAGACGCCGTACAAAGAGCATCCGGTGGTGGGTTTTAAATAG
- the dxs gene encoding 1-deoxy-D-xylulose-5-phosphate synthase has product MSFDIAKYPTLALVDSTQELRLLPKESLPKLCDELRRYLLDSVSRSSGHFASGLGTVELTVALHYVYNTPFDQLIWDVGHQAYPHKILTGRRDKIGTIRQKDGLHPFPWRGESEYDVLSVGHSSTSISAGIGVAVAAAKEGKQRRTVCVIGDGAITAGMAFEAMNHAGDIKPDMLVVLNDNEMSISENVGALNNHLANLLSGKLYSTLREGGKKVLSGVPPIKELLRRTEEHIKGMVVPGTLFEELGFNYIGPVDGHDVLGLVSTLKNMRDLKGPQFLHIMTKKGRGYEPAEKDPITFHAVPKFDPTSGCLPKSSGGMPSYSKIFGDWLCETAAKDSKLMAVTPAMREGSGMVEFSRKYPTQYFDVAIAEQHAVTFAAGLAIGGYKPVVAIYSTFLQRAYDQVIHDVAIQKLPVLFAIDRAGIVGADGQTHQGAFDLSYLRCIPDMVVMTPSDENECRQMLFTGYHYQDGPTAVRYPRGNAVGVTLEPLAKLPIGKGVVKRRGEKLAILNFGTLMPEAAKVAESLNATLVDMRFVKPLDEALILEMASEHEALITLEENAIMGGAGSGVNEVLMAKRKVVPVLNLGLPDHFIPQGTQDEARAEIGLDAAGIEARIAAWLA; this is encoded by the coding sequence ATGAGTTTTGATATTGCCAAATACCCGACACTGGCGTTGGTTGACTCCACCCAGGAGTTACGTCTGTTGCCGAAAGAGAGCCTGCCGAAGCTGTGCGACGAGCTGCGTCGCTATCTGCTCGACAGCGTAAGCCGCTCCAGCGGCCATTTCGCCTCCGGGCTTGGCACGGTGGAACTCACCGTGGCGCTGCATTACGTCTACAACACGCCGTTCGACCAGCTGATCTGGGACGTGGGCCATCAGGCTTATCCGCACAAAATTCTCACCGGCCGTCGCGATAAAATCGGCACCATTCGCCAGAAAGATGGCCTGCATCCGTTTCCGTGGCGGGGTGAAAGCGAGTACGACGTGCTGAGCGTCGGGCACTCCTCCACCTCCATTTCTGCCGGGATCGGGGTAGCCGTCGCAGCGGCCAAAGAGGGCAAACAGCGCCGCACCGTCTGCGTGATTGGCGATGGGGCGATCACCGCCGGGATGGCCTTTGAGGCAATGAACCACGCGGGCGATATCAAACCGGATATGCTGGTGGTCCTCAATGACAACGAGATGTCGATTTCCGAAAACGTCGGAGCGCTGAACAACCACCTGGCAAATCTGCTCTCCGGCAAGCTGTACTCCACCCTGCGTGAGGGCGGCAAAAAAGTCCTTTCCGGCGTGCCGCCAATCAAAGAGCTGCTGCGTCGCACCGAAGAGCACATTAAAGGCATGGTGGTGCCTGGCACGCTGTTTGAGGAGTTGGGCTTTAACTATATTGGACCGGTAGATGGTCACGACGTTCTGGGCCTGGTCAGCACGCTGAAAAACATGCGCGACCTGAAAGGCCCGCAGTTCCTGCACATCATGACCAAAAAAGGCCGGGGCTACGAACCGGCAGAAAAAGATCCGATCACCTTCCACGCGGTACCGAAATTCGATCCCACCAGCGGTTGTCTGCCAAAAAGCAGCGGCGGAATGCCGAGCTATTCAAAAATCTTTGGCGACTGGCTGTGTGAAACCGCCGCCAAAGACAGCAAGCTGATGGCCGTGACCCCGGCGATGCGCGAAGGCTCCGGCATGGTGGAGTTTTCCAGAAAATACCCGACCCAGTATTTTGACGTCGCTATTGCCGAACAGCATGCGGTGACCTTTGCCGCGGGCCTGGCGATTGGCGGTTACAAGCCGGTGGTGGCGATCTACTCCACCTTCCTGCAACGCGCCTACGATCAGGTGATCCACGACGTCGCGATCCAGAAATTACCGGTGCTGTTCGCGATTGACCGTGCGGGCATTGTCGGCGCCGACGGCCAGACGCACCAGGGGGCGTTCGATCTCTCTTATCTGCGCTGTATCCCGGATATGGTGGTTATGACCCCGAGCGACGAAAACGAATGTCGCCAGATGCTGTTCACCGGTTACCACTATCAGGATGGCCCGACCGCCGTACGTTATCCGCGCGGTAACGCCGTGGGCGTCACCCTCGAGCCGCTGGCGAAACTGCCGATTGGTAAAGGCGTGGTCAAACGTCGCGGCGAAAAGCTGGCGATCCTCAACTTCGGAACGCTGATGCCGGAAGCGGCAAAAGTGGCGGAATCCCTGAACGCGACGCTGGTAGATATGCGCTTTGTGAAACCGCTCGATGAGGCGCTGATTCTGGAGATGGCATCAGAGCATGAAGCGCTGATCACCCTTGAAGAGAATGCGATTATGGGTGGCGCAGGCAGCGGTGTGAACGAGGTACTGATGGCAAAACGTAAAGTCGTGCCGGTGCTGAATCTCGGCCTGCCAGATCACTTTATTCCGCAGGGTACTCAGGACGAAGCCCGCGCTGAAATCGGCCTGGATGCCGCTGGTATCGAAGCGCGTATCGCCGCCTGGCTGGCATAA
- the ispA gene encoding (2E,6E)-farnesyl diphosphate synthase, whose product MDFSNQLQACVERANDALRRFIEPQPFQNTPLVEAMHYGALLGGKRLRPFLVYATGGMFGISADTLDAPAAAVECIHAYSLIHDDLPAMDDDDLRRGQPTCHIKFGEANAILAGDALQTLAFSILSDAPMVEVADRDRLAMVSELAMASGVAGMCGGQALDLEAEGRQVNLEQLERIHRHKTGALIRAAVRLGALSAGERGREALPVLDRYAESIGLAFQVQDDILDVVGDTATLGKRQGADQQLGKSTYPALLGLEQAQQKARDLIAEARQSLELLAAQSLDTSALEALADYIIQRDK is encoded by the coding sequence ATGGATTTTTCGAACCAGCTTCAGGCGTGCGTCGAGCGTGCTAACGATGCACTGCGCCGTTTTATAGAACCGCAGCCTTTTCAGAACACTCCACTGGTTGAGGCCATGCACTATGGCGCACTGTTAGGCGGTAAACGCCTGCGTCCTTTTCTGGTGTATGCCACCGGCGGGATGTTCGGTATCAGCGCCGATACGCTGGATGCCCCGGCCGCTGCGGTGGAGTGTATCCATGCCTATTCGCTGATCCACGACGATCTGCCGGCCATGGACGACGACGACCTGCGCCGCGGCCAGCCGACCTGCCATATTAAGTTTGGTGAGGCTAACGCTATTCTGGCTGGCGACGCCCTGCAAACGCTGGCGTTTTCGATTCTGAGCGATGCCCCCATGGTTGAAGTGGCGGATCGCGATCGTCTGGCGATGGTTTCAGAGCTGGCAATGGCCAGCGGCGTCGCAGGCATGTGCGGCGGTCAGGCGCTGGATCTTGAGGCGGAAGGCCGTCAGGTTAATCTGGAACAGCTGGAGCGTATTCACCGTCACAAGACCGGGGCGCTGATTCGCGCAGCCGTTCGTCTGGGCGCGCTGAGCGCGGGTGAGCGAGGACGTGAAGCTCTGCCCGTTCTGGATCGCTATGCCGAAAGTATCGGTTTAGCGTTCCAGGTTCAGGATGACATTCTGGATGTCGTGGGCGATACTGCTACATTGGGTAAACGTCAGGGTGCCGATCAGCAGCTTGGCAAAAGTACCTATCCCGCCCTTCTGGGCCTTGAGCAAGCCCAACAAAAAGCCCGGGACCTGATTGCTGAAGCCCGCCAGTCGCTTGAACTACTGGCCGCACAGTCACTGGACACCTCGGCACTGGAAGCGCTAGCGGACTATATAATCCAGCGTGATAAATAA
- the xseB gene encoding exodeoxyribonuclease VII small subunit — protein MPKKNDAPASFETALSELEQIVTRLESGDLPLEEALNEFERGVQLARQGQVKLQQAEQRVQILLSDNEDAATTPFTPDAE, from the coding sequence ATGCCGAAGAAAAACGATGCACCGGCCAGTTTCGAAACTGCGCTGAGTGAACTGGAGCAAATCGTTACCCGTCTGGAAAGCGGCGACCTGCCGTTAGAAGAGGCGCTTAATGAATTCGAACGCGGCGTGCAGCTGGCGCGCCAGGGCCAGGTTAAGCTGCAACAGGCGGAACAGCGCGTGCAGATCCTGCTCTCCGATAACGAAGACGCTGCCACAACTCCCTTCACCCCGGATGCCGAGTAA
- the thiI gene encoding tRNA uracil 4-sulfurtransferase ThiI, with amino-acid sequence MKFIIKLFPEITIKSQSVRLRFIKILTGNIRNVLKHYDETLAVVRHWDHVEVRAKDENKRQDIRDALTRIPGIHHILEVEDVPFTSLHDIFEQALAQYREQIEGKTFCVRAKRRGKHEFSSIEVERYVGGGLNQHVESARVRLTNPDVTVHLEIENDRLLLVKGRYEGIGGFPIGTQEDVLSLISGGFDSGVSSYMLMRRGCRVHYCFFNLGGAAHEIGVRQVAHYLWNRFGSSHRVRFVAINFEPVVGEILEKVDDGQMGVVLKRMMVRAASKVAERYGVQALVTGEALGQVSSQTLTNLRLIDNVSDTLILRPLISHDKEHIIDLAREIGTEDFARTMPEYCGVISKSPTVKAVKAKIEAEEENFDFTILDKVVEEASNIDIREIAQQTEQEVVEVETVNGFGPNDVLLDIRSVDEQDAKPFEPEGVEVASLPFYKLSTKFGDLDKNKTYLLWCERGVMSRLQALYLREQGFTNVKVYRP; translated from the coding sequence ATGAAGTTTATCATTAAATTGTTCCCTGAAATCACCATCAAAAGCCAATCTGTGCGTTTGCGCTTTATTAAAATTTTAACCGGGAACATTCGTAACGTTCTGAAGCACTACGACGAGACTCTTGCCGTCGTGCGTCACTGGGATCACGTTGAAGTCCGCGCTAAAGATGAAAACAAGCGTCAGGATATTCGTGATGCATTAACCCGAATCCCGGGGATCCACCATATTCTGGAAGTGGAAGATGTTCCGTTCACTTCCCTGCACGACATTTTTGAACAGGCCCTGGCGCAGTATCGCGAGCAGATCGAGGGTAAAACCTTCTGCGTGCGCGCCAAGCGTCGCGGTAAGCATGAGTTTAGCTCTATTGAAGTAGAACGCTACGTCGGCGGCGGTCTGAACCAGCACGTTGAGTCTGCGCGCGTGCGTCTGACCAACCCGGACGTGACCGTTCACCTGGAAATCGAAAACGATCGTCTGCTGCTGGTTAAAGGCCGCTACGAAGGGATCGGCGGTTTCCCGATTGGCACCCAGGAAGATGTCCTGTCGCTCATTTCCGGCGGCTTTGACTCAGGCGTTTCCAGCTATATGCTGATGCGTCGCGGCTGCCGCGTGCACTACTGCTTCTTTAACCTCGGCGGCGCCGCCCATGAAATTGGCGTGCGTCAGGTTGCGCATTACCTGTGGAACCGCTTCGGCAGCTCCCACCGCGTACGTTTTGTTGCCATTAATTTCGAACCGGTGGTCGGTGAAATCCTCGAAAAAGTGGACGACGGACAGATGGGCGTGGTGCTGAAGCGCATGATGGTGCGTGCGGCTTCGAAAGTAGCTGAGCGTTATGGCGTGCAGGCGCTGGTGACTGGCGAAGCGCTGGGCCAGGTGTCCAGCCAGACCCTGACCAACCTGCGTCTTATCGACAACGTTTCCGACACGCTGATCCTGCGTCCGCTGATCTCTCACGATAAAGAGCACATCATCGACCTCGCGCGTGAAATTGGCACTGAAGACTTTGCCCGTACCATGCCGGAATACTGCGGCGTGATTTCGAAGAGCCCGACGGTTAAAGCGGTGAAAGCGAAGATCGAAGCGGAAGAGGAGAATTTCGATTTCACCATTCTGGATAAAGTGGTGGAGGAAGCCTCGAACATCGATATCCGCGAAATCGCCCAACAGACCGAGCAGGAAGTCGTCGAAGTGGAGACCGTCAACGGTTTCGGCCCGAATGATGTGCTGCTGGATATCCGCTCCGTCGATGAACAGGATGCGAAGCCGTTTGAGCCTGAAGGTGTGGAAGTGGCCTCGCTGCCGTTCTACAAGCTGAGCACCAAATTTGGCGATCTCGACAAGAACAAAACCTATCTGCTGTGGTGTGAGCGCGGGGTGATGAGCCGTCTGCAGGCGCTCTATCTGCGTGAGCAGGGCTTTACTAATGTGAAGGTGTATCGCCCGTAG